A stretch of the Marinitoga sp. 38H-ov genome encodes the following:
- the csm3 gene encoding type III-A CRISPR-associated RAMP protein Csm3 — translation MTGKIIEKIIIKGEIELKSGLHIGGADFGISIGGIDSPVIRNPLTNEPYIPGSSLKGKMRSLLEKVLDVNFVTFGNCRNAVKRHECNDENCKVCRLFGSSKDNISIPSKIIVRDAHLTKESKELLEKLDTDLPYTEWKTENSLDRITAAATPRQIERVPAGTKFEFEIVYNVEDINHKKEDLENIFKLLELVEEDYLGKGGSRGNGKVKFVIDKIIKKDREYFLNGNKSKEIEYKESPKEVLNKLQEILE, via the coding sequence ATGACAGGAAAAATAATAGAAAAAATAATTATAAAAGGAGAAATTGAATTAAAAAGTGGTTTGCATATTGGAGGAGCTGATTTTGGTATTAGTATAGGTGGGATTGATTCTCCTGTTATAAGAAATCCATTAACAAATGAACCATATATTCCTGGAAGTTCTTTAAAAGGTAAGATGAGATCATTGTTAGAAAAAGTTTTAGATGTAAATTTTGTTACTTTTGGTAATTGTAGAAACGCTGTAAAAAGACATGAATGTAATGATGAAAATTGTAAAGTTTGTAGATTATTTGGTTCTTCTAAAGACAATATAAGTATTCCTTCAAAAATAATAGTTAGAGATGCTCATTTAACCAAAGAAAGTAAAGAACTTTTAGAAAAATTAGATACAGATTTACCATATACAGAATGGAAAACTGAAAATTCATTGGATAGAATAACAGCAGCGGCTACTCCAAGGCAAATTGAAAGAGTTCCAGCTGGTACAAAATTTGAATTTGAAATTGTATATAATGTTGAAGATATTAATCATAAAAAAGAAGATTTAGAAAATATTTTTAAATTGTTAGAATTAGTCGAAGAAGATTATTTAGGAAAAGGTGGTTCTAGAGGTAATGGAAAAGTTAAATTTGTTATAGACAAAATAATAAAAAAAGATAGAGAATATTTTTTAAATGGTAATAAATCAAAAGAAATAGAATATAAAGAATCTCCTAAAGAAGTATTAAATAAACTCCAAGAAATATTGGAGTGA